CAAACTTTGCATTCATAACACACACCTGACTTGAGTTTTCTCGATAGGAGGATTTGAGTGGCCTGGATGGGAGTTCTCCCTGAACCTCAGGAGGAAGCTGGGTTTGATCATCCACTCACTATTTTTGGCTGGGACACTTTCACATTGTCTCTTCCATTCATTTAGGCTCCAACATAGTTGGAGATGGAGGTGTTCATGGAGCTGCCACCTCTTGCTACTTCACTGATTGTCCACAATTCTTGACAAGATGTTGTAGACCACAGATCTTTgctctgatcctttggttgtggggcTGTTTACTCCTGTGTAaacctgtaaatcctttcaaCATATGCTAATAGCAGGTGAGAacagcgggagagattcctggtcagccatgtgatggaatgaAATGGGAGCCTCTACCGTCATTATCCATAGTTCCAGGCCACAACACGCACGTAAAAGTGTTTTTGCCGTAGCAAATCATACcgcttggggtgggtggggggagggggggtgggggggggtggggtggggtggcaggggtggggggtggggggggtgcggtggtgggattgcagtggctcagttggctggacagctgatgtggatcagattggtgctaaATGGACAGGATTCGATCCCCATTTTAgatggggtggatttgggatctgcctccttgccctacctgtggtgAAGGCTGTGGTATGGTGGATTGGACCTTGCAGTTAGGCATAGAACTTGAGGAAGAAGTGActgctaggccattttggagggcagttaGTCAGCCATGTTGCTTGGGGCTGGCATCACATATAGGCCACACCAGGCAGTTGTAGCAGTTTCTCTTCCCTGAAAGACAATATTTGGGTTTTTGGGACAAGCTGACATTTTTCATGTTCAGCAAATTTCATTGTTTTAAAAAATTCAGCTTTGCAACATGGAGTGGTCGAGGTGAGTAGCGTAGATGCCTTTAAGGGGAAATgacaagcacatgagggagaaaggaacagaaggatatgctgatagggtgagatgaagaaagGAGAAGGGatgctcatgtgaagcataaacactagcatggacCAATTGGGTCAAAGGGCCTGTTTTCACTCTGTAATTCTATGTATGCAACTTTTATatggatttgaactcacaatctctggatttgactattgctgaaaaaaagacatgcaGCCTAACCTTatcatcttgaactcatcaggacagtttgcaAGAACACCAATAGTAAaagcaacaacaatttatactgtatgagaagagagtgctgactgattggcaagtggactctgattggttgaggtgttgccacAACAAATTcagcagggaacagttaactgccagatttttgttcaaattcaaaccaggctggTCGGctcagattggtcaaggcattgccatggggacagCTGTCGCCCCATTTGTTTAGTTTAAAAACGcacaatgcatggacatgctccGTCTGTCTGTAAAGGATATGGCCCTGTCTGTGAATACATGTGGCTTCtagcaagtgtcctgatgagtgcaagatgaaaagctttgatagaatgcctcttttttttcagcaatactcaagttctgtactaccaaatgactaatctCTGCATTGTTAATCCAGCACCACAGCAATTCGGCTGCTATACCTGGAGAGACATTTATTGGAATGTCTTTTAATGCCTTCATTAAAGATTTGACCTGAGGCCTTGGCCTTTCCCAAAAGCCTGGGATTGGATTTGATAGTTTTGCCCAGTGCTGTGGCTGATCGCTGAATTGGGGATGTGCAGTCTGAGCATGTgcagtgtatctaatttcccaggataaaccagaacccgtcaatcagctacactgaagcaatattttcctCAGCTTCTAGCACTTCCTGCCCAGTCTGTTTTCTTCAAATAACTTTGGAAAACAAGGGGAGGAATTCCAAAATCTCCATTGAATTAACATTTCCCTGagtgtttatttttatattaaaCACATACCCTAAGCATAAAACCGGTCATTTCCAGCGCGACTCGAGCTCATAGTGAATTGAAAGCCCGTTTTACACTCTGCCCAGCTGTCTTTTCCATTGTCCTCATGATGCCTGGGAAGATGGGGGCTGGGTAGTGGAAAGAAAGTAgccacattgtctgctcctggtcactatccagtgtccctgctggaaacagagggtgtgtgacagtcaaGTGAGGAAAAATAAAGGATTTGCATCTGATCCGTCACACAGGGGAATAGCAGACTggcactcactgtggaacagtctctaactgaggagtcagtcccttcagcaaaggaggaaggggagttggagtaaatcatgtttccttttcctgttttacagaaggattgcatcgtactacaccagagaatacagagaggatagacaTCGCAGATAGATACTGATTATCACCCAAGGAACAactgcacaactgtgggaagacatccagacccttcacagcattgctcaacacagagaaggttgggcagtgaaaccatcatctggaaaTCGTTCGGGTCAAGGGAGGTTTGACAgatcatcagatctgaaactggtcagtggtgtggaaccttccatcagaaccaacctTTCCGAAGGTTTGGCTGTGGGTGATCAGTCAGCgtgaggctgggaagaagtgtgagtggCTCCAAGTGTGGTGAGAGCTTCAATCATTCATTGAGCCCCTTGAACCACTGACTCACATGGAAGATAAACAACTCAAACAAGAGGTCTGCGACCAAGTGTACACACAGTCATCGATATTGGTGAATGATCAAAGCATCCACACTGGGGCGAAAACGGTAATGTGTGAGGTTTGTGAGAAGACTTTCCCTCGATCCTGTGATCTCCTGAAGCACCAGAGGATCCACACAGGtgagaaaccattcaagtgtgaggtgtgtgaccaaGCATTCACACTGTCATCGACGCTCGTGAATCACCGACGCATTCATACTGGGGAGAAGcccttcaagtgtgaggtgtgcaaTGAGGGCTTTGCACAATCATCAACCCTGTTGTATCACaagcgcattcacacaggggagaaaccgttCACATGCGAagtgtgcaacaaatcattctccCACTCGTCTTCCTTCCGAAAAcatcaacgcattcacacaggggagaggccatttAAGTGTGAGGTATGTGACAAAGCCTTCACAAGTTCAACATCCTTCCTGATGCACCAGAGGAATCACACAGCAGAGAAACCTTTCAGGTGTGAGGTCTGTGAGATGGCCTTCGCCCAATCCTCTGATCTCCTGAGGCACCAGAGGACCCACACAGGTGAGAAACCTTTCAAGTGTGAGTTTTGCGACCGAGCCTTCACACGGTCATCAACGCTTGTGCGACACcgacgcactcacactggggagaagccattcatgtGTGAGGTTTGTGAGATGGCTTTCACCCAATCGTCTGAACTCCTGATGCACCAGAGGATCCACACAGGGCagaaacccttcaagtgtgaggtgtgtgaccaaGCTTTCACACGGTCAGCGACGCTTGTGAATCACcgacgcattcacacaggggagaaaccattcaaatGTGAGGTGTGTGACCAAGCCTTTGCACGGTCATCAACACTCGTGAATCACCGACGCATTCACACAGGAGAGAAGCCATTCATTTGTGAGCTGTGTAATGAGGGCTTTGCACAATCATTGGCTCTGCTGAaccaccagcgcattcacacaggagaaaccattcaggtgtgagacgtgtgacaaatcattctgaGTCATCGACCCTCTATTTACACTTTCACACAAGTGAGAATCCATTCAATTGTTAGGTGTGCAACAAAGCTTTCACAATGTCTTGTTCCTCCTGCTCCACCAGAAGATGCACACTTGGGAGTAACCCTTTAAGATGAGGTTTGCAATAAATCTTTTGTGACATCTTCGATCCTCCTgggacaccagtgagttcacactgtgGATAAACTGTTCATGTGCAATGTTTGTGAAACGGCTTTCACTCACACCTCCAATCTCCTGAAGCACCATCGGGCTCACACCAGTGAGAAACCATtcaggtgtgaggtgtgtgacaaggctttcacacagttaacgtttctccTGGTCCATCAACACGCTCATATAGGGAAGAAACCCATCAGTTTTAGTTCTGTAATAAAGCCTTAACCCAGTTTTTGGACCTCCTGGAACATCAGCGAACCTACACTGGAGACAAACCATTCCAGTGtggcatgtggcaggactgtttCATTGACTCCTCCTCTCTTGCCGTTCACCGACATCTCCATATGGACTTGGAGCTGGGTCACCTACTTCCATTGCACTGAAGTTGTCTATCTTGTTTACTCTTTACTGCCTGCACAGGGAAGCTGTCATTCCAAAGCACTGTCTGACTCACCAGTGTCTGTTTGGAACCTCTCCCACCATTAGTCCAATTGGTTCAAGAAGGCCAATTTAACTTTTCACCAGATCACCAAACATCCCGAAAAGTATCAGTATACCCAATATGTCCCGTAAGCCCACTGGGAGATCGCGATCCATAGGTTGGGCACCGCTGTTGTAAGGGACTGAAAACCAAGAGGGTTCACATGAGTGAAGGAGAACAGCTTATACGGTTTATATCCCGTAATATCCACACAAatgttcaggactgaatatccagtggGCGAAGGAGCAGATTTtataccaatttttaaaaaattaattctcaggatgttggtgtcactggctaggccagcctttattgcccatccctaactgctgttgaggagatggtgctgagctgccttcttgaactgctgtagtccatgtggtgtaattaCACCCATAGTCCTgttggggagttccaggattttgacccagcgacaatgtaGGAATGgtgatttagttccaagtcagaatggtgtgtgacttggagggcaacttgtagttggtggtgttcccatgcatctgctgcccttgtccttctagctggtagaggttggggtttggaaggtgccattgaaggagcttaggtgagttgctgcagtatatcttgtagatggtacacacactgtcattgtgcattagtgatggagggagtggatgttgaaggtggcggatgGTGTGCTAGtcaaacagactgctttgtcctggatagtgtcgagcttcttgagtgttgttggagctgcgttcAGCTGCAAgtaaagagtattccatcacacttctgacttgtgccttgcagatagcggataggttttggggagccaggaggtgagctactctctgcagaattcctagcttctgacctgcacaGTATTTATAAGACTGATCTAGTGGTCAGTGGCAATCCcaaggctgttgatagtggggattcagtgatggtaatgccatcgattgtcaaggggagatggttggattctctgttgttggagatggtcattgtctggcacttgtgtgatgcgaatgttacttgccacttgtcagcccaagcctatatactatccaggtcttgctgcatttgggcatggatcgcttcagtatctgaggaagaTTGAATTCCATAATATCCACACTATTGTTCAAGACTGAATATCTagtgagtgaaggagcagagtttaTACAGATATTATCCCATAATATCCACTCTCatgttcaggactgaatatccagtaAGTGAAGGAAGAGAGCTGGGACAGTTTGTATCCCATAGTATCCACACTCATGTGAACTGAATATaagtgagtcacagagagagcaAGTCCCAAAACCTTAATGATGAAGTCAGTGCGCTGACAGAGAAGGAAATAAAATGGAGCGATTTGTGTACTCCAGATCCTGCTACCCCATGGAACATCCTGCCTCATATGGACAAAGATCTGCAGTTGAGAATCAGCGtaatcagtcacatgaagacctatGGCAGAAACTCATGACTGTATAGACGACAGCCTTGGATGGAGAGATGACTAAAAGGTCAAAGAGGTGGCATTTTAGGAGGGTGTGAAATGAGAAGGGAGATTATGATGCAGAAAGGTTTAAGGAGGATTTCATGAGCATAGAGCCTAGATGGCTAAAGATACAGTTGTCGATGGTGAAGTGAAGGTAGTGGTGTGGATGTactaaaggccagaattggagagacatggagatcATGGAGGGAAATGAGGTTAGAGGTAACAGAATTAGAGAGGAGGTGAGGTTAAAGGGCAATTTGTACAtaagcatgagaattttaaattggaggaaAGTGGGGGTGGATGCCTGTGAACCAATATAGGTCAGCGAACAGTGGGGTGATAGGTGTGTGAGTTAGGATAAAGATCGCAGAGTTTTAACTGACCTAAAATTTATGGGGGGTGGAAGATGGGAACTGGACAGGGGAGCATTAGAATAGTCTAGCCTAGCCTAGAAGCAACAagagcatggatgaggatttcaacagTAGAATGACAAATGCAGAGCTGGAGGGGATGTTGGAAATGGGCCATATTACAGAGGGGAGGTAGATGATCTTTGTGATTGAGAGAGTATAGGGTCAGAAGCTTAGCTGGAGTTTGAAGAGGATAACACTGACTAATTCTTCTTGGAGATGAGAGTGGAGAGGGCAATCGAGAGGAATTTAAGGAATGTATAAACGAGAGTAACCCCTTGCGCCTATtacaccattcagttagatcttggctgatccATATCTGAACTCTAACTGCCTTGGCTTTGTAACCCCTAATCCCCTTGCCTAACTATAAACCAATAAtcagtttttaaattttctaTTGTCTTTCAGCCTCAACAGATTtttgtggggagagagttccagattttcattccCCTTTTTATGAAGAAGAGTttgctgacatcacccctgaacagcctggcttGAATTTTAATGtgatgcccccttgttctggactctcccaccagaggaatagtttctctctaactaCTCTATTGACTCATTTTATcatcttaaacatctcaattagattACTGCTTAATTTTCTACATTCAAGGGAATGCAAGCTCAGTCTGGGCAACTTGTCCTCATAACTTAATTCTTTTAGCCCCaggaacattctggtgaatctacgctgcactccctccaaggccaatatatccttcctgaggtgcggtgtccagaactgaacacagttctccagatAGAGTCCAAACagagctctgtacagctgcaacataacttCCACAAGGACAGAGTTGGTTTTGGGGAGGAGAAGTTGTGGGTTATCTTTTCTCTTCAGGATGGTCCTGGAGTAATGAGCAGTTTTGGCAGTGGAAAGCAGAACCACTAGTGCTTGATGCGGTCCAGTCAGATCTAGTGATGGATggcaaaaccagttgtctgccagATACACTCAAATCTTCACTGTTGGAGTTGAGAAGTGTGACAGTGACCAGGAAGGAAGAGAAGAAAGATAATTTTGGGAACAAGGGTATAGAAGATGGATACGAGGGAGAGGTTAAATCAGATTGACGGCTACAGCAGCATTGTGGtgaatggagggccaaagggcagAGAGTTGGGAATTCGAAAGTGCTGTCCAACTCACCTGGGGGATAAGTGTCTTCCAGGATTGGAAACTGATTGGTCCATAGACCCATGTGATCACTGGGTCGCTAACCATCGGTGGGCTTCGACGATGGCAGCAAGCTTCATCCTGTGTTACTAAAGTTGTGTCATTTCTGACCATCTGAATTGGGAGCCAGACTAAAGCACAGAGATTTTAAATAAACTTTTGTCTGTAGTATTCTGATGGCTTCCGCTGATGTATGTGTGTTAGTAAAGTGAGACAGCTCTCAGAAGTGGGTATGGGGTAGAATCGGACCATGTTTTAGTTTGTGTTGTGAATTATAGACAGACCCTTTTAAAGTAACAGTTAATTGACTAATACAATAGGTAATGTCTGTCTTCTCCTTCCTGGGAGGAGGACTATTCCGAGTATGATGAGGGTGTAGGCATGAACCTCTATAGACCTGAGTTTCATCAGCCCATCACCTCAGTGTGATAACAGTGAGATATGTTCATCTTACACTCTTCCAAGATTCATTTCATTTTTGTAGAAAGATCTTGAGTCATTTTCAAATTATTGTTATTTCAATTGATTCGTAGCTTGAATATTGAAAACTAAATATTATGTTGCTGTTTGCCTGCTGGTTCATCAATCTACTGTATAGAAATATAACTCACAATAAATTCATCTGTTTAGCTTAACCTAGTCCATCTGGTGTCAGCTTGGTGTGTTTCTATTCACTGATATGATCAGAAGCTACATTAAGAGTCCTGTACATattggtcagtgtcactgtgggcTGGTATACTTTCTCCTTCAATGAGTTTATAATTTCCAATTAACAGGAGGCATAATGTTTCCCTTAGAAAGAACATAGACTTGCATTTATCAGCTTCCATGAACCTATGGTGCCTGAAAGCTCTTTACAGACAAGGAAGTGTTTTTTGGAGTGTAGTTCCTGTTGTcgtgtaggaaacgtggcagtcaGTTTTCAaatagcaagcttccacaaacaacagtgtgataatgaccacataacctatttttgattttgtgacattgatttCAGGAtccatattggccaggacattggaaataactcacctcctttaCTATGGTGCAGCattataggatcttttacattcacctgagaggacagatgaggccttggtttacCTCATCAGAAGtttggtacctctgacagtgcagcattccctcagaactgcacAGAATGTCAATCTCaaagctcaagtctctggagtgaaatttgaactcacaaTCTTCTGAATCAGAGGAGAGTGCTAATAATAAAATATGTTTTTGTATTAGATTCAGTTTCTAAGGGGTTAAATCCCAAGGCTGTGTACAGAATGCTTTTCCCCCTGTAAACTGGCAGCCTGAAAGTTTGATTTGATTTAAAGTGGTAACTAGTTAGAGCTGCAGGTGTCAGTGTTGTCTTTGTGTCTGGGTTCCTGAAGATGTGAAAGGTGGGAAAGTCCCTGGTGTCAGCTGGAATGGACATCTTAAGGGATTGTCTTCAATCCCTTAAGCTGATTAACCATTCTGCTTTCATTCAGTCATGAAAGTTCCATTGTTTAGGCACAGTTCTAACAGTCTATCAGCAATAAAACTTGAGGAATAACCCACTCTTCCCAGAAAGTCAGTGTTGACTTTCATGATATTTTTGAACTTTTATTCAAATCCCTTTATGACTGTACCTCTAGCTATCTCTGTCATCCCTTCCACCCCTCAgccctgcactggagtgtcagccatgattttttgtgctcaagtctggagcgggacttgaacccacaaccctctgactcagagaacgaggttgtgggttcaagtccaactccagatGGATTACTCCATATGCGCATGTGCATGGATTAAAGTTGTTGTCACTAAGAATTCCTGAGGTTCTAGGCTCCGTATAGAAACATCCCCCCTGctaaccaccaccacctgcaccctCCCCGCTCCACCACTGTTTATTGAAACACAGACATGTGGTAagatgagtgaagaaattctcctGTAGATGTACGGTAGAGTTCTGCTGTCTCTGCCGCTTAAGAGAAGCTTGATGGATCTGACAGGAATGTACAAAATGATGAACAAGTAAAGACTTGTAGACTGTGCATTGCATCTGGGCCCTGCCAGATGTGTTGTTCAGAAAGCTGACCCGGTCAGTAGCTAATCCCAGAGTGCAGTAGCTGAGTCCAGAGTGTAATCCCCCCTTCAGAGAATTCTGCTTTTCTTCTATCTGTTCCTTGCTATGACCTGTGCACAAATCAGACGACACACACAGTTAGCTCACTTGCCATTCCTGTTTATTTCCCAATGTTAAACTTCTCACATTTAAGTCAATGACATAAAACATAAGAACATGAATGTCTTCTGTAGCCCGTCCAGCCTGTTCCTCATGGCTGCAATGCCTTGTTCAATAAAATATATAGACTTCTACAGCCCAACCTAGAGTGTCATCTCCTGAGAGAGATGAGAAAATAGATTAAAATCCAAGGTTAATTTCAGAGAAAACTTTTTTGGGAAAttcctctttgatttccttagaCCATCAAAAACAATTCCAGGAGCACTCTGGTCCCAATAAATCCAGATCTTACAAAGTCAATACTTTCCAAGTCCTACTTTGCTGACACCATGTGAACACAGGTTCTCAATCCTGTGTTCCAACAATCTCCAGTCCAGCAGCCACTTTCTGAACATTTCTTGATGACTTGAAACCTGTTGATGGGTTGCCCAGTGTTCCCACTTGTGTTGCTGTAGCTTGGACAAAAAACTGTTCTGAAATTTCTATTAAAAGTGCTACCTGTAACATCTTTTAAATTACTGTGATCTAATCTCATTGCATTAATCTCATGTACGTGGTGTGGTGGTCATGTTACTGGATTTATAGTCCAGAGGACTGGACTTATAATTAGGAGGAGAGCTGAGTTCAGTTAATGAAATAAACCTCTGAAAAAGCCTATCAGTAACGGTGACCGGGAAACTatcaaattgttgtaaaaacacaacaggttcactaatatcctttagagaaggatagtcaagaaacagcctgatgtagtcatcactcacagaatcacatctatcACCCAGTGTTCCAGAAATCCTTCACCCCCATTCCAGGGTATGTCCTGAAGGGGAGGCACTGTGATACACTACTTAGAGGAGAATGGCCCAGGAAgacttcaacattgactccagatcctATGAATTCACAATAATCTATCCTAACATAAGCAAAACACCTCCTAAGCTCATAAATTCCCTCTAAATCTCTCTGTGTTGCTACTGCTTTGACACCCTCACCTGATGGAGCAGTATTCTTCCaagttaaacaccacttggaaaaAGCAGGGCACATTTACAGACAGGAACCTTCATATCCACCGGTCAGCACCATGACCAACCAAGCggcacagttcctgtttccatatttgtcagccaatcagagatggtgggtggggtggcattCTGAATCTGCCAAAGGAAGGATTTCTCATAAGGCTCAGGCTTTCATGTCAGCTCATTTCTAACACCTGCAGCATCGGGACAACATCTGACCCTGGCAGAGGTTAGAATGTCTGAACTGTACATTGATTCCTGAGGTTTCAGCAACCACAGGATTGGAGAGGGGAACTGGGAAGC
The nucleotide sequence above comes from Carcharodon carcharias isolate sCarCar2 chromosome 19, sCarCar2.pri, whole genome shotgun sequence. Encoded proteins:
- the LOC121292001 gene encoding zinc finger protein 271-like produces the protein MEDKQLKQEVCDQVYTQSSILVNDQSIHTGAKTVMCEVCEKTFPRSCDLLKHQRIHTGEKPFKCEVCDQAFTLSSTLVNHRRIHTGEKPFKCEVCNEGFAQSSTLLYHKRIHTGEKPFTCEVCNKSFSHSSSFRKHQRIHTGERPFKCEVCDKAFTSSTSFLMHQRNHTAEKPFRCEVCEMAFAQSSDLLRHQRTHTGEKPFKCEFCDRAFTRSSTLVRHRRTHTGEKPFMCEVCEMAFTQSSELLMHQRIHTGQKPFKCEVCDQAFTRSATLVNHRRIHTGEKPFKCEVCDQAFARSSTLVNHRRIHTGEKPFICELCNEGFAQSLALLNHQRIHTGETIQV